A region of Photobacterium sanguinicancri DNA encodes the following proteins:
- a CDS encoding FimV/HubP family polar landmark protein, whose protein sequence is MPDVSNLIKRFILPAFIATTAIHFSVQANTVRILGPEEDQPTSVVTERYREVSQNAALFDNRYQGSYQYGPTRANETLWGISSKYRPSSSVSVYQVIGAIYRANPDAFESNNIHGLVPGSRLNMPTLTQIRRENTDAVKLRLEQDKAAQPSRRTTSTASRANTASTSRSAPATAPRSVTTESTAASTTATSTRTANATRAASSTVETATVEQISAANVAQTESALIPPKPKKAPPTELQNQLDASDIQITKLLESNHLLRVRLSEMQHEVAALQDQQTSDGILRDEIKDFLAQQKTIEMQPVVQEPSLLDQLIANPWALAAAAFIPGALIAGIASYLLFGRRKEEDADDVKSLDSPNAIDPAVIPPNDSLLAGADDPTADLALSGSDDIDDLFAQDDALFDDPEDSLFAPQLRDDDDTLDLSSSDDFDIDSPLGGASSISVTGDEQALGLEDMERALDEMEQSSELSSDEALAAMWEQSLKEDDEQPNFDLSDNDGDSNDELLSGNNLDNGMLDQSLLDELLLEAEQADSSSSSKPNDSNDVVAQSELDALFDSFDSADSFDSPEQDVSDELAEQAAIDAALAEASAMANPEASLTKEANAASLFSEADTQRGEPESSSSQSEQDLIDDIFATSFASDDNADDNERILDESSTALLDELLDDDDIDLGDASNITLDENSTALLDELLGDDEQETSLFNSDIEIDENSTALLDELLGDDESLDPDTNSIESDFDVDDMSDNDINIDELIIDENSTDLLDELLGETMESSDPSSLDMPPSDMSLPDMSPTDIDDIFAQQSAIQEPAANASVEVGAEIDNQNIDDIQFDTIGPIDSAIEEQEETKLVEPVESVADDSLADESIADDREVAEDDLDALLAAYGTQSGAIEPNQEHTTPDAEELAPSQSVYDEPEFEAPTLDTNELDTNELESPTLDDSDDADFASDFNDILNDALAPKEALEPDPFENDETASTAADGDLTFDEALDANENLATNESSGVETKQDVTDNSTEPTEVDDATAADDHNYDDLVAEVEGLLNDTAEDSSPVGRRVDELLEEIEHAEALANVDVANEALTSAQVEANVAEPELAMPEPEPEPEPEPEPEPEPEPFSLDDFPEFTEEDALSDPEASEFTESAEPQAAEYQASDKIRDDELPEFDENAAMFDPEAEALEPELADIADDEQQSALDNVVKQLQQAVEASESTPIAPPITPSIPSDEAALETRVEPAPVEVEAGTQQEAEQTAHTPESDSFNVAKAESDFKFETIDLNTVPEFSEDDARQASYDEQHELEQYDIEQGLTSDSFIDDDGVEPLETTVEAPEAPNNTLQPEAKKSPETSETGDPVMASPVNNVIDQQLVDSAGLDMDALLTDPDAWVDDGDISGNTPAHSTASDIDLTAFDESSDALAKSEMLSDEIPFGLDDIESQERDQLLFNEDPLLDDQSLEMSEDDAAVWASISEEPRLASEDWSEQPQMQVEEVDRFDAESLLDEVDEQDLLLDDSDDVVNSDTASYRIDSRSGDEPANSQSHQQSHKSSDASASGYQDNSYLEADSELLDETKPSPASYISIDELLKESEFEDDFNVDIDLDNAPLNLDVGLDEFPDILAGVPEYDVDSQGEYASKLDLAKAYLEMNDAEGAADLLRDIAQNGDAQSAQEATHLLKVSTKS, encoded by the coding sequence GTGCCTGACGTATCTAACCTGATCAAACGCTTTATTCTTCCTGCATTCATTGCAACGACAGCCATTCATTTTTCGGTACAAGCGAATACCGTACGCATTCTTGGGCCAGAGGAAGACCAACCCACATCTGTTGTAACTGAACGTTACCGCGAAGTCAGCCAAAATGCGGCACTGTTTGATAACCGCTATCAAGGCAGTTATCAGTACGGGCCGACGCGTGCCAATGAAACACTGTGGGGGATATCGTCAAAGTATCGCCCTTCTAGCTCTGTTTCTGTCTACCAAGTGATCGGCGCTATTTATCGTGCGAATCCAGATGCATTTGAATCGAATAATATTCATGGCTTAGTTCCTGGCAGCCGCCTAAACATGCCAACGTTAACTCAGATCCGTCGTGAAAATACCGATGCGGTTAAGTTGCGTTTAGAGCAAGATAAAGCGGCACAACCTTCGCGTCGAACAACATCTACCGCTTCACGGGCAAACACGGCATCAACCTCTCGTTCGGCCCCAGCAACGGCGCCGCGCTCAGTAACGACAGAATCAACAGCAGCAAGTACAACAGCGACCTCTACACGGACTGCAAATGCCACGCGTGCAGCATCGAGCACAGTCGAAACGGCCACCGTTGAGCAAATCAGTGCTGCGAATGTTGCCCAGACGGAAAGTGCGCTCATTCCACCAAAGCCTAAGAAAGCGCCGCCGACAGAGCTGCAAAATCAGCTTGATGCTTCAGATATCCAAATTACTAAATTGCTTGAAAGCAACCATTTGCTACGAGTACGTTTATCTGAAATGCAGCATGAAGTTGCCGCATTGCAAGACCAGCAAACCAGTGACGGTATATTGCGTGATGAAATTAAAGATTTCTTAGCACAGCAAAAGACCATTGAAATGCAACCTGTGGTGCAAGAGCCTTCGTTACTGGATCAGTTGATTGCGAACCCATGGGCACTGGCTGCGGCTGCGTTTATTCCGGGTGCCTTGATTGCAGGTATTGCTTCATACCTTCTATTTGGTCGTCGTAAAGAAGAAGATGCTGACGATGTGAAGTCGTTAGATAGCCCTAACGCGATTGATCCTGCGGTTATACCACCGAATGATAGCTTGTTGGCTGGTGCTGATGATCCAACTGCCGATCTAGCATTAAGTGGCAGTGACGATATAGATGATCTCTTTGCACAAGATGATGCGTTATTTGATGATCCTGAAGACAGCTTATTCGCACCACAACTGCGTGATGATGACGATACCTTAGATTTATCATCGAGTGATGATTTTGACATCGATAGCCCACTTGGTGGCGCAAGTAGTATCTCTGTCACAGGTGATGAGCAAGCGCTCGGCCTTGAAGATATGGAGCGCGCACTTGATGAAATGGAACAGTCCTCTGAGCTAAGTTCCGATGAAGCACTCGCTGCAATGTGGGAACAATCGCTAAAAGAAGATGATGAACAGCCAAACTTTGATTTGTCTGATAACGATGGCGATAGCAATGATGAACTGCTAAGTGGCAATAATCTTGATAATGGCATGCTTGACCAATCGCTATTGGATGAATTACTGCTTGAAGCTGAGCAGGCCGATTCAAGCTCATCGTCAAAGCCAAATGATAGCAATGATGTCGTTGCACAAAGTGAACTTGATGCATTATTTGATAGTTTTGATTCAGCAGACAGTTTTGATTCTCCTGAACAAGATGTGAGTGATGAACTGGCAGAGCAAGCTGCGATTGATGCGGCTTTGGCGGAAGCCAGCGCGATGGCGAACCCTGAAGCATCATTAACAAAAGAGGCGAATGCAGCGTCGCTTTTTAGCGAAGCGGACACCCAGCGAGGGGAACCTGAATCAAGTTCATCTCAGTCAGAACAAGATCTTATTGATGATATTTTCGCAACGAGCTTTGCGAGTGATGACAATGCAGATGATAATGAACGCATTCTAGATGAAAGCAGTACCGCATTGTTAGATGAGCTTCTAGACGATGATGATATTGATTTAGGCGATGCATCAAATATAACGCTTGATGAAAACAGCACCGCATTACTGGATGAATTACTGGGCGACGATGAACAAGAGACGTCATTGTTTAACAGTGATATTGAAATTGATGAAAACAGTACGGCGTTGCTGGATGAACTGCTTGGTGATGATGAGTCACTCGACCCAGATACCAACAGTATTGAGAGCGACTTTGATGTAGATGATATGTCGGATAACGACATTAATATCGACGAACTGATCATTGATGAAAACAGCACGGATTTACTCGATGAGCTATTAGGCGAAACGATGGAATCATCAGATCCGTCGTCACTAGATATGCCACCGTCTGATATGTCATTGCCGGATATGTCGCCAACCGACATTGATGACATATTTGCGCAACAAAGTGCGATTCAAGAACCTGCCGCTAATGCCTCGGTGGAAGTAGGCGCTGAAATTGATAACCAAAATATCGATGATATTCAGTTCGATACTATTGGCCCCATTGATAGTGCGATTGAAGAACAAGAAGAGACTAAATTAGTAGAGCCTGTTGAAAGCGTTGCTGATGATAGTCTTGCAGATGAAAGCATTGCTGATGATCGTGAGGTTGCAGAAGATGACCTTGATGCATTATTGGCAGCCTACGGCACGCAATCTGGTGCGATTGAACCAAATCAAGAGCACACTACGCCAGATGCTGAAGAGTTAGCACCTAGCCAATCGGTTTATGATGAACCTGAATTTGAAGCGCCTACACTTGATACAAATGAGCTTGATACAAATGAACTTGAGTCGCCAACGTTAGATGATAGCGATGATGCTGATTTTGCATCAGATTTTAATGACATTCTAAATGATGCGTTAGCACCCAAAGAAGCGTTAGAGCCTGACCCATTTGAGAATGATGAAACAGCGTCAACGGCAGCTGACGGTGATTTAACGTTTGATGAGGCGCTAGATGCTAATGAAAATCTAGCGACCAATGAAAGCTCAGGCGTTGAAACTAAGCAAGATGTTACTGATAACTCGACAGAGCCGACTGAAGTTGATGACGCTACAGCAGCTGACGATCATAACTACGATGATCTCGTGGCGGAAGTTGAAGGTCTACTGAATGATACGGCAGAAGACAGTTCACCTGTTGGTCGACGTGTTGATGAGTTACTTGAAGAAATCGAGCATGCTGAAGCACTGGCCAATGTTGATGTAGCAAATGAAGCGTTAACATCAGCACAAGTTGAAGCCAACGTAGCTGAGCCTGAACTTGCTATGCCAGAGCCAGAGCCAGAGCCAGAGCCAGAGCCAGAGCCAGAGCCAGAGCCAGAGCCATTTAGTCTTGACGATTTCCCTGAGTTTACAGAAGAAGACGCGCTAAGTGATCCGGAAGCCTCTGAGTTTACGGAATCTGCTGAGCCTCAAGCTGCAGAGTATCAAGCGTCGGATAAGATCCGTGATGATGAATTGCCTGAGTTTGATGAAAACGCAGCGATGTTTGATCCAGAAGCTGAAGCTTTAGAACCTGAGTTGGCCGATATAGCAGATGATGAGCAACAATCAGCGCTAGACAATGTGGTTAAGCAACTACAGCAGGCTGTTGAAGCTTCGGAATCGACGCCTATAGCACCACCTATAACACCGTCAATACCAAGTGATGAAGCTGCGCTTGAAACTAGGGTTGAACCTGCGCCAGTTGAAGTGGAAGCTGGTACACAGCAAGAAGCAGAACAAACGGCTCATACGCCAGAGAGTGACAGCTTCAACGTTGCAAAAGCGGAATCCGATTTTAAATTTGAAACTATAGATCTGAATACCGTACCTGAATTCAGTGAAGATGATGCTCGTCAAGCGTCGTATGATGAGCAGCATGAGCTTGAGCAGTACGATATTGAGCAAGGGTTAACATCAGACTCATTTATTGATGATGATGGCGTTGAGCCACTAGAAACGACAGTTGAAGCACCTGAAGCGCCGAACAATACGCTTCAGCCAGAGGCTAAAAAGAGTCCAGAGACTTCAGAGACCGGCGACCCGGTTATGGCGTCACCAGTTAATAATGTAATTGATCAGCAGCTTGTAGACAGTGCAGGCTTAGATATGGATGCGTTACTGACGGATCCTGATGCGTGGGTGGATGATGGTGACATCAGCGGTAATACGCCAGCACATTCAACAGCCTCGGATATAGATTTAACCGCGTTTGATGAATCGTCTGATGCATTAGCGAAAAGTGAAATGCTCTCTGATGAGATCCCGTTTGGCTTAGATGATATTGAAAGCCAAGAACGTGATCAGTTGCTGTTTAATGAAGACCCATTGTTGGATGATCAATCGCTTGAAATGTCAGAAGATGATGCTGCTGTATGGGCCTCTATTTCTGAAGAGCCGCGTCTGGCGAGCGAAGATTGGTCAGAGCAGCCTCAGATGCAAGTTGAAGAGGTTGATCGATTTGACGCTGAGTCTTTACTGGATGAAGTTGACGAGCAAGATCTGCTGTTAGATGACAGCGATGACGTTGTGAACAGCGATACCGCATCATACCGTATTGATAGCCGCTCGGGCGATGAACCTGCGAACTCGCAGAGCCATCAGCAGAGTCATAAGAGTAGCGATGCATCTGCCTCAGGATACCAAGATAATAGCTATCTGGAAGCCGATAGCGAGCTATTAGACGAAACGAAACCATCACCGGCATCTTACATCAGTATTGATGAGCTCTTGAAAGAGTCCGAGTTTGAAGATGATTTCAATGTGGATATCGATCTTGATAACGCCCCGTTGAATCTTGATGTCGGGCTTGATGAGTTCCCTGATATTTTAGCGGGAGTGCCAGAATATGATGTTGATAGCCAAGGTGAGTACGCGAGCAAGTTAGATTTAGCCAAAGCTTACCTTGAAATGAACGATGCTGAAGGTGCCGCTGATTTGTTACGTGATATTGCCCAAAACGGCGATGCACAAAGTGCACAAGAAGCAACGCATTTACTGAAAGTATCCACTAAATCATAA
- a CDS encoding aspartate-semialdehyde dehydrogenase — protein sequence MSQEFDIAVLGATGAVGQAMVEVLEERNFPVRNLYLLASERGAGQTLRFKNKSVRVTNVEDFDWSQVHIALFSAGSEASDRWAPIAADEGVIVIDNTSRFRYDYDVPLVVPEVNPDAIAEYRNRNIIANPNCSTIQMLVALKPIHDAYGIERINVSTYQSVSGSGKKGVDELAGQTVKLLNGLSAENSVYDKQIAFNCLPHIDDFMDNGYTKEEMKMVWETQKIFADDTIRVNPTCVRVPVFYGHAEAVHVETRQEVNLEEALQLLENAEGIELFQGNEYPTQVSDATGKDHVMVARVREDISHSHGLNMWVVADNVRKGAATNSVQIAEKLISDYL from the coding sequence ATGAGTCAGGAATTTGATATTGCCGTACTCGGCGCTACTGGCGCTGTAGGTCAAGCTATGGTTGAGGTATTAGAGGAACGCAATTTTCCTGTTCGCAATTTATACTTGCTAGCCTCTGAGCGTGGTGCGGGTCAAACACTGCGTTTTAAAAATAAATCAGTACGTGTTACCAACGTTGAAGATTTTGATTGGTCACAGGTCCATATTGCTTTGTTCTCTGCAGGTTCTGAAGCCTCAGACCGTTGGGCTCCTATCGCGGCAGATGAAGGCGTTATCGTGATTGATAACACGTCACGCTTCCGTTACGACTACGATGTACCGCTAGTTGTGCCTGAGGTGAACCCTGATGCGATTGCGGAATACCGTAACCGTAACATCATCGCGAACCCTAACTGTTCGACTATCCAAATGCTGGTGGCATTAAAGCCTATCCATGATGCTTACGGTATCGAACGCATTAACGTTTCAACTTACCAGTCGGTATCAGGCAGCGGTAAAAAAGGCGTTGATGAATTAGCGGGCCAAACCGTTAAATTATTGAATGGTCTATCAGCAGAAAATAGTGTTTACGATAAGCAAATTGCATTTAACTGTTTGCCGCATATCGATGATTTTATGGATAACGGCTACACCAAAGAAGAAATGAAAATGGTGTGGGAAACGCAAAAGATTTTTGCTGATGACACTATTCGTGTGAACCCGACTTGTGTTCGCGTACCTGTATTCTATGGTCATGCAGAAGCCGTTCATGTTGAAACGCGTCAAGAAGTGAACCTTGAAGAAGCGCTACAACTACTAGAGAACGCGGAAGGTATTGAGCTTTTCCAAGGCAATGAATACCCAACACAAGTATCTGACGCAACAGGTAAAGACCATGTCATGGTTGCGCGTGTACGTGAAGATATTAGCCACTCTCATGGTTTAAACATGTGGGTTGTTGCTGATAACGTGCGTAAAGGTGCTGCGACGAACAGCGTACAAATTGCCGAGAAGTTGATTTCTGATTACTTATAA
- a CDS encoding 4-phosphoerythronate dehydrogenase — MNILIDENMPYALDLFSQLGHVIAKPGRTLSCDDLVDIDALMIRSVTKVDSRLLAKANRLKFVGTATAGQDHVDQALLAEKNIRFTAAPGCNKVGVAEYVLSSLMVLGQQHGFSIFDKTVGIIGAGNVGTYLAGCLDALGIRYLLNDPIKQAEGDSRAFSSLATLREQCDVITLHTPITREGEYSTYHLVDEAFLGDLKDDTILINAARGPVVDNQALKRALQQSVSGQGKIVTAVLDVFEHEPLVDLELLPLLAFATPHVAGYGLEGKARGTTMVYNQYCDFLTSLDDSARPHVEAASLLPQAPIPHVTLSRTWSESDLFSLIQLVYDVRKDDALFRRSMQQTQGDEAEMATAFDLMRKNYWDRREYSAITVAGEASFGVESLAKLGFTIEETQ; from the coding sequence ATGAACATCCTTATCGATGAAAACATGCCTTATGCACTAGACCTCTTCAGTCAATTAGGGCATGTAATAGCAAAACCTGGGCGCACACTGAGCTGTGATGATTTGGTCGACATTGATGCTTTGATGATCCGTTCGGTAACCAAGGTGGATAGCCGATTGCTAGCAAAAGCCAACCGCCTTAAATTTGTTGGTACCGCCACAGCAGGGCAAGACCATGTTGACCAAGCGTTACTTGCCGAGAAAAATATTAGATTTACTGCAGCACCTGGTTGTAACAAAGTAGGGGTTGCTGAGTACGTGCTAAGCAGCCTGATGGTGCTGGGCCAACAACACGGTTTTTCAATCTTTGACAAAACCGTGGGTATTATTGGTGCTGGCAATGTCGGTACGTACCTTGCGGGTTGTTTAGATGCATTAGGTATACGGTATTTACTGAACGACCCGATTAAGCAAGCGGAAGGTGATAGTCGTGCGTTTTCATCGTTAGCAACGCTTCGTGAGCAGTGTGATGTCATTACGCTACACACGCCTATTACCCGAGAGGGTGAATACTCAACTTATCATCTGGTTGATGAAGCATTCTTGGGCGATTTAAAAGATGACACCATTCTTATCAATGCTGCGCGCGGTCCTGTGGTTGATAATCAGGCGTTAAAAAGGGCATTACAGCAAAGTGTCAGTGGACAAGGTAAAATAGTAACGGCAGTGTTGGATGTATTTGAACATGAGCCTCTGGTTGATCTCGAACTTTTGCCATTGTTAGCCTTTGCGACCCCCCATGTTGCAGGCTACGGTTTAGAAGGCAAAGCGCGTGGCACCACTATGGTGTATAACCAATACTGTGACTTTCTTACGAGTCTTGATGACTCTGCTCGACCGCATGTTGAAGCTGCGAGTTTATTACCGCAAGCGCCTATCCCACACGTCACCTTGAGCCGAACGTGGTCAGAATCTGACTTATTTTCACTGATCCAGTTGGTTTATGATGTACGTAAGGACGATGCACTATTTCGCCGTTCGATGCAGCAAACTCAAGGCGATGAGGCCGAGATGGCAACTGCATTTGATTTGATGCGTAAAAATTACTGGGATCGACGTGAATATAGTGCGATTACGGTAGCAGGAGAGGCCAGTTTTGGGGTAGAGTCGCTGGCTAAATTAGGTTTTACAATTGAGGAAACGCAATGA
- the fabB gene encoding beta-ketoacyl-ACP synthase I produces the protein MKRAVITGMGIVSSIGNNVNEVLESLKEGKSGINFSEQFAEMKLRSNVWGDLKLKPSEHIDRKKMRFMGDAAGFAYLSMEQAIADAGLTEDQVSNDRTGLVAGSGGASSLNQVAAVDIIREKGVKRVGPYMVPRTMSSTVSACLATPFKIRGVNYTMSSACATSAHCIGHALELIQLGKQDVVFAGGGEELDWSLTMMFDAMGALSTKYNDDPSKASRTYDADRDGFVISGGGGMMVVEELEHALARGAKIYGEIVGYGATSDGYDMVAPSGEGAVRCMKMAMQDLDAPVDYINTHGTSTPVGDVKELGAIQELFSENCPAISATKAMTGHALGAAGVHEAIYSTLMLEHSFVAPSINIENLDAAAEGLDIVTEKRDVELKTVMSNSFGFGGTNATLVIKKYEA, from the coding sequence ATGAAACGAGCCGTAATTACAGGCATGGGTATCGTATCCAGCATTGGTAACAACGTAAACGAAGTGCTGGAATCGCTAAAAGAAGGTAAATCTGGCATTAATTTCTCTGAACAATTTGCTGAAATGAAATTACGCAGCAATGTTTGGGGCGATCTTAAATTAAAGCCTTCTGAGCATATCGATCGTAAGAAGATGCGTTTCATGGGCGATGCAGCAGGTTTTGCATATTTGTCTATGGAGCAGGCAATTGCAGATGCCGGCCTAACTGAAGATCAAGTTTCTAATGACCGAACTGGCCTAGTGGCGGGTTCTGGTGGCGCATCATCATTAAATCAAGTCGCGGCTGTCGATATCATCCGTGAAAAAGGTGTGAAACGTGTTGGTCCATACATGGTACCTCGTACTATGTCGTCAACCGTGTCTGCATGTTTGGCAACACCGTTTAAAATCCGCGGTGTTAACTACACCATGAGCTCTGCATGTGCGACATCTGCACACTGTATTGGTCACGCATTAGAACTTATCCAGCTAGGCAAACAAGATGTTGTGTTTGCAGGTGGCGGTGAAGAATTAGATTGGTCTTTGACCATGATGTTCGATGCAATGGGCGCACTATCAACTAAATATAACGATGACCCATCAAAAGCGTCTCGTACCTATGATGCAGACCGCGACGGTTTTGTTATCTCTGGTGGCGGCGGCATGATGGTTGTTGAAGAGCTTGAGCATGCATTGGCACGTGGCGCGAAGATCTACGGTGAAATCGTGGGCTACGGCGCGACATCAGATGGCTACGACATGGTAGCACCATCAGGTGAAGGTGCGGTGCGTTGTATGAAGATGGCAATGCAAGATCTTGATGCGCCAGTGGATTACATAAATACCCACGGTACTTCAACACCAGTAGGTGATGTAAAAGAACTGGGTGCAATCCAAGAATTGTTCAGTGAAAACTGTCCTGCAATTTCAGCAACCAAAGCGATGACTGGTCACGCATTGGGTGCGGCAGGTGTTCACGAAGCGATTTATTCAACCTTGATGCTAGAGCACAGCTTTGTTGCCCCAAGCATTAATATTGAAAACCTAGACGCTGCGGCAGAAGGCTTAGATATTGTGACTGAAAAGCGCGATGTTGAGCTGAAGACGGTAATGTCTAACAGTTTCGGTTTTGGTGGCACTAACGCAACGTTAGTCATCAAAAAATACGAAGCGTAA
- the mnmC gene encoding bifunctional tRNA (5-methylaminomethyl-2-thiouridine)(34)-methyltransferase MnmD/FAD-dependent 5-carboxymethylaminomethyl-2-thiouridine(34) oxidoreductase MnmC: protein MCSSPIKRGFPLSDKPNKRIEHAVLDWNEAGTPVSNDFDDVYFSNTNGLEETRYVFLQQNGLPQRWEHFDRRRFVVAETGFGTGLNFLALWQWFKAFRAAHPDATTKELHFISFEKFPVTKADLIKAHQSWPELADVAKQLHAHYPAAVAGCQRVVLEGGMITLDLWFGDIKDCMPQVWCGEDGIVDAWFLDGFAPSKNPEMWNQNLFNNMAKLARTGCTTATFTAAGFVRRGLIEAGFSMSKAKGFGTKRDMLIGHIEARQFGSNVKPWYQRNEAKDTDNVAIIGGGIASASAAIALIRRGVNVTLYCADAKPAEGASGNRQGAVYPLLSGGHDAIPDFFAPAFLYARQFVEQATQYGEFEHQWCGVTQLAWSDEAKRKLGNILANQYPEDLIKAYDQAQTEEITGVVSGHSSVHYPLGGWLCPQALTRVLIEHGQQTGLLTCHYNTNVQTLTQQDALWAISTQDEQHFQHGTVIVANGHRFTTFEQTTQLPLYPVRGQVSHIPTNETLAQLKTVLCYDGYLTPKNTTSDTHCIGASYGRNSTNTDFNDDEHASNKARLIKSLPDATWPKDVEMGDNQARVGVRSASRDHLPIVGDVCRIDDLISQYSDLRDNKDTAEAVPCYNNLYSFLGLGSRGLSSAPLLGELIASQICGDPLPLPNDVLEALHPGRSWVRRLVRGKQLNQDK, encoded by the coding sequence ATGTGCAGCAGTCCCATTAAAAGAGGTTTCCCCTTGTCTGATAAGCCCAATAAGCGCATTGAGCACGCTGTTCTTGACTGGAACGAAGCGGGCACGCCAGTTTCTAACGATTTTGACGATGTGTATTTCTCTAATACCAATGGCTTAGAAGAAACACGCTACGTATTCCTACAACAAAATGGCTTACCCCAGCGTTGGGAACACTTCGATCGTCGTCGTTTTGTTGTGGCTGAAACCGGTTTTGGCACTGGGTTAAACTTCCTTGCACTGTGGCAATGGTTCAAAGCATTTCGTGCCGCACACCCTGATGCTACCACTAAAGAGCTGCATTTCATCAGTTTTGAAAAATTTCCGGTTACTAAAGCGGATTTAATCAAAGCGCACCAGTCATGGCCTGAACTCGCCGATGTGGCGAAGCAACTTCATGCCCACTACCCTGCGGCCGTTGCTGGCTGTCAACGGGTCGTACTTGAAGGTGGCATGATCACACTGGATTTATGGTTTGGTGATATCAAAGACTGTATGCCACAGGTGTGGTGTGGTGAAGACGGTATTGTTGATGCGTGGTTCTTAGATGGTTTTGCTCCTAGCAAGAACCCCGAAATGTGGAACCAAAACCTGTTTAATAACATGGCAAAATTAGCTCGAACAGGCTGTACCACTGCCACGTTTACCGCTGCGGGCTTTGTTCGCCGCGGCTTAATCGAAGCGGGTTTTAGCATGTCTAAAGCCAAAGGTTTTGGTACTAAGCGTGACATGTTAATTGGCCATATTGAAGCACGTCAATTTGGGTCAAATGTAAAACCTTGGTATCAGCGTAACGAAGCAAAAGACACGGATAATGTGGCGATCATTGGCGGCGGTATTGCGTCAGCCAGTGCGGCTATCGCTTTAATTCGCAGAGGGGTTAACGTCACGCTTTATTGTGCCGATGCCAAGCCAGCAGAAGGGGCATCTGGCAATCGTCAAGGCGCTGTTTATCCGCTGTTAAGTGGCGGCCATGATGCGATCCCAGACTTTTTTGCCCCAGCCTTTCTGTATGCACGACAGTTTGTAGAACAAGCAACGCAATATGGTGAATTTGAACACCAATGGTGTGGTGTTACTCAGCTAGCTTGGAGTGACGAGGCGAAAAGAAAACTCGGTAATATTTTAGCAAATCAATATCCTGAAGATCTTATCAAAGCTTACGACCAAGCCCAAACAGAAGAGATTACAGGCGTAGTCTCAGGGCATAGCAGCGTTCATTACCCGCTAGGCGGATGGTTGTGTCCACAAGCACTCACACGCGTTCTTATTGAACACGGTCAACAAACAGGCCTGCTAACTTGCCACTATAATACCAACGTGCAAACACTGACGCAGCAAGACGCTCTTTGGGCTATTAGCACACAGGACGAGCAACACTTTCAGCATGGCACCGTTATTGTGGCCAATGGACACCGTTTTACGACATTTGAACAAACCACCCAGCTGCCACTCTATCCTGTACGCGGCCAAGTAAGCCATATCCCGACCAACGAGACCTTGGCGCAATTAAAAACTGTATTGTGTTATGACGGTTACCTAACACCTAAAAATACCACTTCAGACACCCATTGCATCGGAGCGAGTTATGGTCGCAATAGTACCAATACCGATTTCAATGATGATGAACATGCTTCAAATAAAGCACGTCTGATTAAGAGCCTGCCTGATGCAACATGGCCAAAAGATGTAGAGATGGGCGACAACCAAGCACGTGTTGGGGTGCGTAGTGCCAGTCGTGATCATTTACCTATCGTGGGGGATGTTTGCCGTATTGATGATTTAATTTCGCAATATAGCGATCTTAGAGATAACAAAGACACAGCCGAAGCCGTGCCTTGTTATAACAATCTCTATAGCTTCCTTGGCTTAGGCTCACGAGGATTAAGCTCTGCGCCCCTGCTTGGCGAATTAATTGCCTCGCAGATTTGTGGTGATCCACTACCACTTCCAAACGATGTCCTTGAGGCTCTGCATCCTGGCCGTTCTTGGGTACGACGTTTAGTCCGTGGCAAGCAGCTTAATCAAGATAAATAA